In Dysgonomonadaceae bacterium zrk40, one genomic interval encodes:
- a CDS encoding SRPBCC family protein codes for MTEFVSDVKTILYSDADVYRVLSDPRNLEKVKNEIPEDQIRDLSFDEDSISFSVNPIGSVRFLLTEREPNKVVKLKSEKLPFDVFLWIQLVAKGEKDTRLRLTLRAELNPFLRGMVEKPMNEMLEKMSEALSRLPYDRI; via the coding sequence ATGACAGAATTCGTAAGCGACGTAAAAACAATCCTGTACAGTGATGCTGATGTGTACCGCGTACTCTCTGATCCCCGCAACCTGGAGAAGGTGAAAAATGAGATCCCTGAAGATCAGATTCGGGACCTTTCTTTTGATGAGGATAGCATCTCCTTTAGTGTAAATCCGATTGGTTCGGTGCGATTCCTGCTGACTGAGCGGGAACCGAACAAGGTGGTGAAGTTGAAATCTGAAAAACTTCCTTTTGATGTCTTTCTTTGGATACAGCTGGTTGCAAAAGGAGAGAAGGATACCAGACTGCGTCTCACTCTCCGCGCCGAACTGAATCCCTTTCTCCGGGGGATGGTGGAAAAACCGATGAATGAGATGCTGGAGAAGATGTCGGAGGCATTGTCACGGTTGCCCTACGACCGTATATAG
- a CDS encoding orotate phosphoribosyltransferase produces MHDVQKLTAEKLLRIKAIKLQPSNPFTWASGWKSPIYCDNRKLMSYPAIRNFIKVEFARLILEKYPQVDAIAGVATGAIAPGVLVADLLGLPFVYIRSTPKDHGLENLIEGDLKPKQKVVVIEDLVSTGGSSLKAVEAIRRDGSDVLGMVAVFTYGFPLALQSMHDARVELTTLCNYDAILDEAVATDYIDESELKTLQDWRRNPDQWGQTPKKGKR; encoded by the coding sequence ATGCATGACGTTCAAAAGTTGACAGCTGAAAAACTGCTGCGAATAAAAGCGATCAAATTGCAGCCCTCCAATCCCTTCACCTGGGCTTCGGGCTGGAAATCACCTATATACTGCGACAACCGGAAACTGATGTCCTATCCTGCCATTCGCAACTTCATCAAAGTGGAGTTTGCCAGGCTGATACTTGAAAAGTATCCCCAGGTCGATGCCATCGCGGGTGTGGCTACAGGTGCCATCGCTCCGGGAGTGTTGGTCGCTGATCTGTTGGGACTCCCCTTTGTCTATATCCGTTCTACACCCAAGGATCATGGCCTGGAGAATTTAATCGAAGGTGACCTGAAGCCAAAACAGAAGGTTGTGGTGATCGAGGATTTGGTTTCCACCGGCGGCAGCAGCCTCAAGGCGGTGGAGGCAATCCGCCGTGACGGATCGGATGTGTTGGGGATGGTGGCAGTCTTCACTTACGGTTTCCCTCTCGCGCTACAGAGCATGCACGACGCAAGGGTGGAGCTCACCACGCTCTGCAACTATGATGCGATCCTCGACGAGGCAGTGGCCACCGATTACATCGATGAATCGGAGCTTAAAACGCTACAGGACTGGCGCAGGAATCCCGACCAGTGGGGTCAGACACCCAAAAAAGGCAAACGATGA
- a CDS encoding ComF family protein has product MRRNDLMSILSSLFFPKVCAVCGEALLSGEEALCLRCLYKLPRTNNYQEKDNAAEKLMAGRIPFERIASFCVYTKGGVLPPLIHQLKYHQRQEVGLLMGRLFGEDLLGSDFLAPVQLIVPVPLHPRKEKSRGYNQSQLIAQGLSQATALPLSVGNLIREVYNPTQTVRTRTQRWENVRDIFRVSNPEEFQDKHLLLIDDVITTGSTLEACGIALTCCQGVKISIATLGEVY; this is encoded by the coding sequence ATGAGACGCAATGACTTGATGAGTATTCTCTCTTCACTTTTTTTTCCGAAGGTGTGTGCCGTATGCGGTGAAGCGTTACTCTCCGGTGAAGAGGCTCTTTGCCTGCGCTGCTTGTACAAATTACCCCGAACAAATAACTATCAGGAGAAGGACAATGCTGCCGAGAAACTGATGGCCGGCCGCATCCCTTTTGAACGGATTGCCAGCTTCTGTGTCTACACCAAAGGAGGGGTACTGCCTCCACTGATTCACCAGTTGAAGTACCATCAACGACAGGAAGTTGGTCTCCTGATGGGGCGCCTCTTCGGTGAAGATCTGTTGGGGAGCGACTTCCTTGCACCCGTTCAGCTAATCGTGCCGGTACCACTCCATCCGCGAAAGGAAAAATCCAGGGGTTACAACCAGTCGCAACTGATAGCTCAAGGACTTTCACAGGCTACCGCTCTTCCCCTTTCCGTTGGAAATCTCATCCGTGAGGTTTACAATCCCACGCAAACAGTTCGAACCCGTACACAACGCTGGGAGAATGTGCGTGACATCTTCCGTGTCTCCAACCCGGAGGAGTTTCAGGACAAACATCTGTTGCTTATAGATGATGTGATCACCACCGGTTCTACCCTGGAGGCCTGCGGCATAGCGCTTACCTGCTGCCAAGGGGTGAAGATCAGCATCGCCACCCTCGGCGAGGTGTACTGA